One window of the Microcoleus sp. bin38.metabat.b11b12b14.051 genome contains the following:
- a CDS encoding adenylate/guanylate cyclase domain-containing protein, with translation MSKQVIICVDDETTVLKSLKAELKDALGNTYRIEIAEGGEDALELVAELIADGEEIPLIISDYVMPDMKGDELLRRVHEISPKTLKVMLTGQATIEAVGSAIKHAKLYRFIGKPWQTEDLKLTVTEAVHSYSQDKKLVEQNAELRKVNERLELALELQSQLTNAAKRFVPSEFVSLLGRDSLVDIKLGDSVEKEMSILFSDIRDFTNISEGMTPQENFRFINSYLSRMEPAIIENNGFIDKYIGDAIMALFGHNASDALNAGISMLHRLDEYNKHRVSEGFAPIKIGIGINTGNLMLGTVGGTTRMDSTVISDAVNLASRMETMTKSYGVSMLITHNTFVQLNVSEYPKYAIRNIGRVRVKGKAELVTIHEVFDADPPEVKDGKLATFNIFLEALWNYSASKHKEAAQLFAECVRKNPLDRVAENYLKRSQEMLSILPVAKSDCF, from the coding sequence ATGAGCAAACAAGTGATTATTTGCGTGGATGACGAAACCACGGTTCTCAAAAGCCTCAAAGCTGAATTGAAAGATGCTTTAGGCAATACTTACCGGATTGAAATTGCGGAAGGAGGCGAAGACGCTTTAGAGTTAGTTGCTGAACTAATTGCAGATGGGGAAGAGATTCCTTTAATTATTTCCGACTACGTGATGCCTGATATGAAAGGAGATGAATTGTTAAGGCGGGTTCACGAGATTTCTCCCAAAACTCTCAAGGTGATGCTAACGGGTCAGGCGACTATTGAAGCTGTGGGAAGTGCGATTAAGCACGCCAAACTCTACCGATTTATCGGCAAGCCTTGGCAAACTGAAGATTTGAAATTGACCGTGACAGAAGCTGTCCACAGCTACAGTCAGGATAAAAAGCTGGTAGAACAAAATGCGGAACTGCGAAAAGTCAATGAGAGGCTAGAATTAGCCTTGGAACTGCAATCACAATTAACGAATGCTGCCAAACGCTTTGTGCCGAGTGAATTTGTTTCGTTGCTAGGTCGTGACAGCTTAGTCGATATCAAACTTGGTGACAGTGTGGAAAAGGAAATGTCTATTTTATTTTCCGATATTCGAGATTTTACAAATATTTCTGAGGGCATGACTCCTCAGGAAAATTTTAGGTTTATTAATTCTTATTTGAGCCGCATGGAGCCAGCTATTATTGAAAATAACGGTTTTATTGATAAGTATATTGGCGATGCAATTATGGCTTTGTTCGGTCACAATGCTAGCGATGCTTTGAATGCTGGAATTTCTATGCTGCATCGTCTGGATGAATACAATAAACACCGCGTTAGCGAGGGCTTTGCACCTATCAAAATAGGGATAGGCATCAATACAGGCAACTTGATGCTGGGAACAGTAGGGGGAACAACGAGGATGGACAGTACGGTGATTAGCGATGCGGTGAATTTAGCTTCTCGCATGGAAACGATGACGAAAAGTTACGGGGTATCGATGTTGATTACTCACAATACTTTTGTACAGTTAAATGTCAGTGAATATCCGAAATATGCTATTCGGAATATTGGTCGGGTTAGGGTTAAAGGCAAAGCCGAGTTGGTGACTATTCATGAAGTATTTGATGCCGATCCGCCGGAAGTTAAAGATGGGAAGTTGGCGACTTTTAACATATTTTTAGAAGCTTTGTGGAACTATAGTGCGAGCAAACATAAAGAAGCGGCACAACTGTTTGCTGAGTGTGTGCGTAAAAATCCGCTCGATCGCGTAGCGGAAAATTATCTCAAACGTTCTCAGGAAATGCTGTCTATATTGCCTGTGGCTAAGTCGGATTGTTTTTGA
- a CDS encoding response regulator, protein MSKPVILCVDDEKVVLKSLKTQLKSAFGNTYVYELAENPADALELIDEFNGDDTTIILIVSDWLMPGMKGDEFLIRVHKKFPKIVKVMLTGQADEDAVQRAFNEADLHRCLHKPWSEEELIETIKTALSL, encoded by the coding sequence ATGTCTAAACCAGTCATTCTGTGCGTTGACGACGAGAAAGTAGTTTTGAAAAGCCTCAAAACTCAACTAAAATCAGCCTTTGGCAATACCTACGTTTATGAATTAGCGGAAAATCCTGCCGATGCCTTAGAGTTGATAGACGAATTTAATGGCGATGATACAACAATCATCTTGATTGTGTCTGATTGGTTGATGCCGGGAATGAAAGGAGATGAGTTTCTAATTCGTGTCCATAAAAAGTTTCCTAAAATAGTTAAAGTGATGCTAACAGGTCAAGCAGATGAAGATGCAGTTCAAAGAGCATTTAATGAAGCTGACCTTCACCGCTGTTTGCACAAACCTTGGTCGGAAGAAGAGTTGATCGAAACCATTAAAACAGCTTTATCGCTATGA